From bacterium, one genomic window encodes:
- a CDS encoding AraC family transcriptional regulator, which produces MAPREARDPTPPTALDAGGLQDPALLRRLLRAKDRMDAASHETWPVERLAEVSGVSEAHFARSFKHAFGIPPHRYLLTRRIEQATTLLRDTEL; this is translated from the coding sequence ATGGCGCCCCGCGAAGCCCGCGACCCAACGCCCCCGACTGCGCTGGACGCGGGCGGGCTTCAGGACCCGGCCCTGCTGCGGCGCCTGCTGCGGGCGAAGGACCGCATGGATGCCGCGTCGCACGAAACCTGGCCCGTGGAGCGGCTGGCCGAGGTGAGCGGTGTGTCCGAAGCCCATTTCGCGCGCTCGTTCAAGCATGCCTTCGGCATCCCCCCGCACCGTTACCTGCTGACGCGGCGCATCGAGCAGGCGACCACGCTGCTGCGCGACACCGAACTG